The following proteins are co-located in the Desulfatitalea tepidiphila genome:
- a CDS encoding RnfABCDGE type electron transport complex subunit B, translated as MIEVTIGLAAGTMLAMAFIVSYVLGWANRKFAVEVDPKVEAVLEALPGANCGGCGFLGCSDYAVAVVADNAPVNKCPVGGEACAAKVATIMGVEIGEALPFRPVVHCGAHLEDRLGRTAYEGEQRCRAANLVADVQGCTYGCLGFGDCTRACKYDAIHIVDGLAVVDYDKCIGCGACAKVCPRNIITMTPFRSERIMAVTCSNKDKGKDVMAVCNVGCIGCKACARISQVISIKDNLSTIDYDHYTPECMPDLMKACEKCPRHRLVFVGKPTPEEAAAAEEFEAPDIVKPDFKTTVDDTEWRG; from the coding sequence ATGATTGAAGTGACTATAGGCCTTGCCGCTGGAACCATGCTGGCAATGGCGTTCATTGTATCCTACGTGCTTGGATGGGCAAACAGGAAGTTTGCCGTCGAAGTCGACCCCAAAGTAGAGGCAGTGCTCGAAGCGCTGCCCGGTGCCAATTGCGGTGGGTGCGGATTTTTAGGGTGCAGCGATTACGCTGTCGCGGTGGTTGCTGACAATGCCCCGGTCAATAAATGTCCCGTGGGCGGGGAGGCGTGTGCCGCCAAGGTGGCCACGATCATGGGTGTCGAGATCGGCGAAGCCCTGCCGTTCCGCCCCGTCGTGCATTGCGGCGCCCACCTGGAGGATCGGCTGGGACGTACCGCATATGAGGGTGAACAACGCTGTCGTGCGGCCAATCTTGTGGCCGACGTTCAGGGATGCACCTATGGTTGCCTGGGTTTCGGTGATTGCACGCGTGCTTGCAAATACGATGCAATTCATATTGTGGACGGTCTGGCGGTCGTCGACTACGACAAATGCATCGGTTGCGGTGCATGTGCCAAGGTCTGCCCGAGAAACATCATCACCATGACGCCGTTTCGGTCCGAAAGAATCATGGCCGTGACATGCTCGAACAAGGACAAGGGTAAGGATGTCATGGCCGTTTGCAATGTCGGCTGTATCGGCTGCAAGGCGTGTGCACGAATTTCACAGGTGATTTCCATAAAAGACAATCTTTCGACGATCGATTATGACCATTATACACCCGAATGCATGCCCGATTTGATGAAAGCATGTGAAAAATGCCCGCGGCACCGTCTCGTTTTTGTCGGCAAACCCACGCCGGAAGAGGCGGCCGCTGCCGAAGAATTCGAAGCACCAGACATCGTCAAGCCCGACTTCAAAACCACGGTGGATGATACCGAGTGGCGCGGATAG
- a CDS encoding electron transport complex protein RnfA, whose product MNYVIDIMLIAIGAALINNFIFYYFVGICPFIGVSRNVDMAFGMGCAVTFVMSIAAFVSWTITSLVLIPGAPISAYIGGFFMTAEAAQKIDLTILSYIIYIFVIASSVQFVEMYVRKFFPSLYKSFGVFLPLITTNCAILFACLTIMSHVSGVENPADAWDLGRALSLAFFGGVGFTIAIVVMAGIREELDLCDIPKPFRGAAITLVVGGILAFAFMGFTGVNSGLRKVLTFDQPVAQVEQNASAQDRNVQSRIDEMRQN is encoded by the coding sequence ATGAACTATGTCATAGACATCATGTTGATCGCCATCGGCGCCGCGCTCATCAACAACTTTATCTTCTACTATTTTGTCGGCATCTGTCCGTTCATCGGCGTTTCCCGGAACGTGGACATGGCCTTTGGTATGGGATGTGCCGTCACTTTCGTCATGAGCATCGCGGCTTTTGTCAGTTGGACCATCACCAGCCTGGTCCTTATTCCCGGGGCGCCGATTTCGGCCTATATCGGCGGATTTTTTATGACCGCGGAAGCCGCTCAAAAGATCGATCTGACGATTCTCAGCTACATTATCTACATTTTTGTCATTGCCTCATCGGTGCAGTTCGTGGAGATGTATGTGCGTAAGTTCTTCCCTTCGCTATACAAATCGTTCGGCGTGTTTCTGCCCTTGATTACCACCAATTGTGCGATTCTGTTTGCATGTCTGACCATCATGAGCCACGTGAGCGGCGTCGAAAACCCGGCCGATGCCTGGGACCTGGGGCGCGCTTTGTCTCTCGCATTTTTCGGCGGGGTAGGTTTTACGATCGCCATTGTCGTGATGGCAGGCATTCGGGAAGAGCTCGATTTGTGTGATATCCCCAAACCGTTCAGGGGAGCGGCCATCACACTGGTCGTCGGAGGTATCCTGGCCTTCGCCTTCATGGGGTTTACCGGTGTCAACTCAGGGCTTCGCAAAGTGCTTACATTCGACCAGCCAGTCGCCCAGGTGGAACAGAACGCATCTGCGCAGGATCGAAATGTGCAAAGTCGGATCGATGAGATGCGGCAGAATTGA
- the rsxE gene encoding electron transport complex subunit RsxE: MADQPTPLERFIRGILPENPVYRQLLGLCPTLAVTNSMKAAITMAAAVAFVLLCANTVTSLIRNLLKPHLRIVVFTLTIATFVTIADRMLAAYMYQMSKTLGPYIPLIIVNCLIICRCEVCASKQPVFTAISDATGQSLGYGLALASVAGVREILGTGMFFGFRVLPATWPDWAVMVLPPGAFITLGLLLGAVNWYSGRGAK, from the coding sequence TTGGCTGATCAACCTACTCCACTGGAAAGATTTATTCGGGGGATTCTGCCGGAGAACCCTGTGTATCGTCAATTGCTGGGGCTGTGCCCGACGCTGGCCGTGACCAACAGCATGAAGGCAGCTATCACCATGGCGGCAGCCGTCGCCTTTGTGCTCTTGTGCGCCAACACGGTGACGAGTCTGATTCGCAATCTGCTCAAGCCACACCTGCGCATCGTCGTCTTCACCCTGACCATCGCGACGTTTGTCACCATTGCGGATCGAATGTTGGCCGCATACATGTACCAAATGAGCAAGACGCTGGGACCTTATATCCCGTTGATCATCGTCAACTGCCTGATCATCTGTCGTTGTGAGGTGTGCGCATCGAAACAGCCTGTTTTTACTGCCATTTCCGATGCGACAGGCCAATCCCTGGGCTACGGTCTCGCTTTGGCCAGCGTCGCCGGGGTGCGTGAAATATTGGGGACCGGTATGTTTTTTGGTTTTCGGGTACTTCCTGCCACTTGGCCCGACTGGGCCGTCATGGTCCTGCCGCCAGGTGCTTTTATCACGCTGGGTCTGCTTCTCGGGGCTGTGAACTGGTATTCAGGCCGAGGGGCCAAATAA
- a CDS encoding FMN-binding protein, producing the protein MAETEKDPAEMKNRFQNNYILQAWLCISLALIFGISLAAVQAALGPVIIENKLNETKEKVPELLLGTEAAEKMAAANQAFKITPRSIVVEKNGIQKFYSVFEARFEGGRLGGWVTKVDGQGYADKIELLMGLDPSIETITGLFILDQKETPGLGNKIIEVVWRGQFAGKSTGDQLKVVKGGAKAANEIDAVTGATISSDSVVAIINKTINDLRQPLMDAGRTQKE; encoded by the coding sequence ATGGCGGAAACAGAAAAAGATCCAGCGGAAATGAAAAACCGGTTTCAGAACAACTATATTCTACAGGCCTGGCTGTGTATTTCCCTGGCCCTGATCTTCGGTATCTCATTGGCAGCGGTTCAAGCGGCGCTTGGCCCGGTTATCATCGAAAACAAGCTCAATGAAACCAAAGAGAAGGTCCCAGAACTACTGCTCGGCACTGAGGCCGCAGAGAAAATGGCGGCAGCGAACCAAGCCTTCAAGATTACGCCAAGATCCATCGTCGTCGAAAAAAACGGCATCCAAAAATTCTACAGTGTTTTCGAGGCGAGATTCGAAGGCGGTCGTCTCGGCGGATGGGTGACGAAGGTGGACGGTCAGGGTTACGCGGATAAAATCGAACTTTTGATGGGGTTGGATCCATCTATCGAAACCATCACCGGCCTCTTTATCCTCGACCAGAAAGAGACTCCCGGCCTGGGTAACAAAATCATCGAGGTCGTTTGGCGGGGTCAATTTGCCGGCAAATCCACTGGCGATCAACTCAAGGTAGTCAAAGGTGGCGCGAAGGCGGCGAACGAAATTGACGCCGTGACCGGGGCGACCATCTCTTCGGACAGTGTGGTGGCCATCATCAATAAAACTATCAATGATTTACGGCAGCCGTTAATGGACGCCGGCCGAACCCAAAAGGAATAA
- a CDS encoding RnfABCDGE type electron transport complex subunit D: MNAKVDLTETNRVKDAAPAINVSPSPHIGSTSNSTRRMMIDVLIALTPAVAMAIYMFRVYALIHLGLCVATCLAAEYLFVRMRGKSISLNDFSAAVTGVILALSMPATAPWYASVIASAVAIGLGKIIFGGLGMNIFNPAMVGRAFVMISFAGAMGAAAYESGAGWVDAISQATPMNALKQAGALTPIGDMFLGLTNGSLGETSALACLLGGLYLCYRRTASWEIPAGMIATVLVITGIVDLVGGHGGRLILHHLFGGALLFGAFFIATDPVSSPLTPRGKAIFGIGIGALVMLLRFLSGYPEGVMFAVLLMNAVTPLINRWTIPRTFGEY; this comes from the coding sequence ATGAATGCGAAAGTTGATCTGACGGAAACAAATCGTGTGAAGGATGCGGCACCGGCTATTAACGTGTCCCCTTCACCCCATATCGGCAGTACATCCAACTCCACCAGAAGAATGATGATCGATGTGCTGATCGCGCTGACGCCTGCGGTGGCCATGGCCATTTACATGTTTCGGGTGTATGCACTGATTCATTTGGGACTGTGCGTTGCCACCTGCCTGGCTGCGGAGTATCTATTCGTCCGCATGCGTGGCAAATCGATTTCCCTGAACGATTTTTCGGCTGCGGTGACCGGTGTTATTCTGGCACTCTCCATGCCCGCCACGGCACCCTGGTATGCCTCGGTCATCGCTTCGGCCGTCGCCATTGGCTTGGGGAAGATCATTTTCGGCGGGTTGGGAATGAATATTTTTAACCCGGCGATGGTCGGCCGTGCCTTTGTCATGATCTCATTCGCCGGCGCCATGGGCGCTGCAGCCTACGAGAGCGGTGCCGGTTGGGTCGATGCCATCTCACAGGCCACACCCATGAATGCACTCAAACAGGCCGGGGCCTTGACGCCGATCGGCGATATGTTTCTGGGGTTGACCAACGGCTCCCTGGGCGAGACCAGCGCATTGGCCTGCCTGTTGGGAGGGCTTTACCTGTGTTACCGGCGGACCGCTTCATGGGAAATTCCCGCGGGCATGATTGCCACCGTCCTGGTGATTACGGGCATCGTCGATCTGGTCGGCGGTCATGGCGGAAGGTTGATTCTACACCACCTGTTTGGCGGCGCACTGCTTTTCGGCGCTTTTTTCATCGCCACAGACCCCGTGTCCAGCCCTTTAACACCCCGCGGAAAAGCCATTTTCGGAATCGGCATTGGTGCATTGGTGATGCTGCTGCGTTTTCTGAGCGGTTACCCGGAAGGCGTCATGTTTGCCGTGTTATTGATGAATGCCGTGACGCCGTTGATCAATAGATGGACGATTCCAAGAACCTTCGGTGAATATTAA
- the rsxC gene encoding electron transport complex subunit RsxC, with protein MELLQSKDLPGKGSFSHGIHPPDNKSLSRDAAIEVVPTPKRVVLPLLQNIGVPSKSIVQPKKQVVAGEAIGVGEAFISTNLHSPINGVVENTGVCTLPNGRHLPAIYIKAEGEQLSGQALYEDVLGGPWPKDCPAIYYPSTISKAIHEAGIVGLGGAAFPTHVKVRPDDTKMIDTLMINGCECEPYLTNDYRVMLEAPGAIIAGALHGARAVSAREIIIGVEDNKPAAIERLKKEAEGTVIKIAVLKTKYPQGSEKQLIKAVLGLEVPLGGLPSDVGVAMSNVGTMAAIARGVIREKPLTHRVITVTGRGVSNPKNLLVPIGLSMQDAIDYCGGLTKDAARIIAGGPMMGFAFSNLSMPVTKGTSGITVLTHDDVRKENETSCVRCGRCVDVCPMQLVPTKLAMASRHGNLSLAHQYNIMACFECGCCTYVCPAHIKLVQLIRMGKAMVVASRK; from the coding sequence ATGGAATTGTTACAAAGCAAGGACCTACCAGGTAAAGGCAGTTTTTCGCACGGAATTCACCCTCCTGACAACAAATCGCTATCGCGCGATGCGGCCATAGAGGTTGTTCCAACTCCGAAAAGGGTCGTTTTGCCCCTGCTGCAGAACATCGGCGTACCCTCAAAGTCCATCGTCCAGCCCAAAAAACAGGTCGTGGCGGGTGAAGCGATCGGTGTGGGGGAAGCATTCATCTCTACCAACCTGCACAGCCCGATTAATGGTGTCGTCGAAAATACCGGTGTGTGCACGCTGCCCAACGGGCGGCACTTACCGGCCATATATATTAAAGCCGAGGGAGAGCAGTTGTCCGGGCAGGCGTTGTATGAGGACGTGCTGGGCGGGCCTTGGCCCAAGGACTGTCCCGCAATCTACTACCCTTCGACCATTTCCAAAGCGATTCATGAAGCCGGCATCGTGGGTTTGGGTGGGGCGGCTTTTCCGACACATGTCAAAGTCAGACCCGACGACACCAAAATGATCGATACCCTCATGATCAACGGGTGCGAATGCGAGCCTTACTTGACCAACGATTATCGGGTCATGTTGGAGGCGCCGGGTGCGATCATCGCCGGAGCACTGCATGGGGCCCGCGCCGTTTCCGCACGGGAGATTATCATTGGTGTCGAGGACAATAAGCCCGCTGCCATCGAACGGCTGAAAAAAGAAGCCGAAGGCACGGTCATCAAGATTGCGGTACTCAAAACCAAGTATCCGCAGGGCAGTGAAAAGCAGTTGATAAAAGCAGTACTGGGGCTGGAAGTACCTTTGGGGGGTCTGCCCTCGGATGTCGGGGTGGCCATGAGCAATGTGGGCACCATGGCGGCCATCGCCAGGGGGGTGATCAGGGAAAAGCCTTTGACCCATCGGGTGATCACTGTGACAGGGCGGGGCGTGAGCAATCCCAAAAACCTTCTTGTCCCCATCGGCTTGAGCATGCAGGATGCCATCGATTACTGCGGTGGTTTGACCAAGGATGCCGCCCGCATCATTGCCGGCGGTCCGATGATGGGATTTGCTTTTTCCAACCTCAGCATGCCCGTCACAAAAGGTACAAGCGGTATTACCGTTTTGACCCATGACGATGTTCGGAAAGAAAACGAAACATCGTGCGTGCGCTGCGGCCGTTGCGTGGACGTCTGTCCAATGCAACTGGTGCCTACCAAACTGGCTATGGCCTCCCGCCACGGAAATCTCTCCCTGGCACACCAATACAATATCATGGCGTGTTTTGAGTGTGGGTGTTGTACATACGTTTGTCCGGCCCATATCAAACTGGTACAGCTCATCCGAATGGGCAAGGCAATGGTTGTCGCAAGCAGGAAGTAA